Proteins co-encoded in one Candidatus Korarchaeum sp. genomic window:
- a CDS encoding 2-oxoacid:acceptor oxidoreductase family protein, translating to MIEIRWHGRGGQGVWSGSAVLAYAAIKAGKYAQSFPQFGPERLGGPVTAFNRIDDEPIVERGPVYEPDIVIVIDPSLLKPRYVPSLIEGLKPGGKLLVNSDSDPSSVRSQLSIPGEFEVWSVDATTIALEEIGRASPNTTMLGLLLAATNLLAIEYLEEGIRWRWSGDVAQKNINAMRRAMKEASVDHVKEVIRA from the coding sequence CTGATAGAGATAAGATGGCATGGAAGAGGGGGTCAGGGTGTTTGGAGCGGTTCTGCGGTCCTCGCTTATGCCGCGATAAAAGCTGGAAAATACGCACAATCCTTCCCTCAATTCGGACCTGAGAGGTTAGGTGGTCCTGTTACAGCATTCAACAGGATAGATGATGAACCCATAGTCGAGAGAGGGCCTGTATACGAGCCAGATATCGTTATCGTTATAGATCCTAGTTTACTGAAGCCGAGGTATGTCCCCTCACTCATAGAGGGATTGAAGCCTGGCGGTAAGCTACTAGTCAATTCCGATAGTGATCCATCGTCTGTCAGATCGCAGTTAAGTATCCCAGGCGAATTCGAAGTTTGGAGCGTGGATGCAACAACTATAGCATTGGAAGAGATCGGTAGAGCTTCTCCCAATACTACGATGCTTGGATTACTCCTGGCAGCCACTAATTTACTAGCGATAGAGTACCTCGAGGAGGGTATAAGGTGGAGATGGTCAGGTGATGTAGCTCAGAAGAACATAAACGCTATGAGGAGAGCGATGAAGGAGGCCTCTGTTGATCATGTGAAGGAGGTGATCAGGGCTTGA
- a CDS encoding PAC2 family protein, with protein sequence MGWMKIVELSKPLGAEIAIIGFPGVANVGEQVITYLVREKNAIPIVRIYSEHLVFPNNMVGISVTEDGKFLLPSVSIFQLRDPPLLLVTSDVQPLAWGAMEIANEIMRILSNLGVKRIIVITGFVEGSAAGKVIAFGTDNELLDLFLRANAVKEDLIKVVVGLAGSVLGMAKIRGIKSLVLSGVSPDYSPDPRAAKSVLLSLDAVFSLGLDFESLDRQIEEIDKIKSEILKEIERRLREEQVFQGEEVGSAEYVG encoded by the coding sequence ATGGGATGGATGAAAATCGTGGAATTATCGAAACCTCTAGGTGCTGAGATAGCGATAATCGGATTCCCAGGAGTGGCTAATGTCGGAGAACAAGTGATAACATATTTAGTGAGGGAGAAGAACGCAATACCTATAGTGAGAATATACTCAGAGCATCTAGTATTCCCTAACAACATGGTAGGTATCTCCGTAACTGAGGACGGTAAGTTCCTCCTGCCCTCGGTGTCGATATTCCAATTGAGAGATCCACCCCTCCTGCTGGTGACTAGCGACGTACAACCTCTAGCTTGGGGCGCTATGGAGATAGCGAATGAGATCATGAGGATCCTCTCGAACTTGGGCGTCAAGAGGATAATAGTGATAACGGGCTTCGTTGAGGGGAGTGCTGCTGGTAAAGTGATAGCCTTCGGAACGGATAATGAACTTTTAGATCTATTTTTGAGGGCTAACGCTGTAAAAGAAGATCTAATAAAGGTAGTAGTCGGTCTAGCTGGTTCCGTTCTCGGGATGGCTAAGATAAGGGGGATCAAGAGCCTGGTGCTGAGTGGTGTATCCCCGGACTACTCTCCAGATCCTAGAGCTGCTAAAAGTGTCTTATTATCCTTAGATGCAGTTTTCTCATTGGGTTTGGACTTCGAGTCACTAGATAGACAGATAGAGGAGATAGATAAGATAAAGAGCGAGATACTCAAGGAGATCGAGAGGAGATTGAGGGAGGAACAAGTGTTCCAGGGTGAGGAAGTTGGCTCAGCGGAGTACGTCGGTTAA
- a CDS encoding 4Fe-4S binding protein: MSSSLVGWKDLPIGGVAFISAKEYPTGEWAVFQPKIDESKCIKCGLCWMYCPDSVYRWDGESVPVPDLDHCKGCGICEVECPTKAIQMVRV, from the coding sequence TTGAGCTCCAGTTTAGTTGGTTGGAAGGATCTTCCAATAGGTGGTGTTGCCTTCATAAGCGCGAAGGAGTATCCGACCGGTGAGTGGGCTGTATTTCAACCGAAAATCGATGAGAGTAAATGTATCAAATGCGGCCTTTGCTGGATGTACTGTCCAGATAGTGTCTACAGGTGGGATGGGGAGAGCGTTCCAGTGCCGGATCTCGATCATTGTAAGGGATGCGGTATTTGCGAGGTTGAGTGCCCTACCAAAGCTATCCAGATGGTGAGAGTTTGA
- the porA gene encoding pyruvate ferredoxin oxidoreductase: MALNGNEAVAWAVKQSNVDVVSAYPITPQTIIVERISEFVNNGEMDAEFIHVESEHSALSAAWGAALAGARAFTATSAQGLALMWEVLYITAATRAPVVMAVVNRALSAPINIHNDHSDTMGARDSGWIQIYSEDAQEAYDNTIMAFKIAEQALFPVMVTLDGFTISHTLQNVIVLPDEVVSDFVGVRKIPRIKLPRIHGEKEIPLMLNPKYPITFGPLDLYDYYFEHKVQQNEAMKETFPVIERVHKEYGEISGRSYEPVFMIPYRTEDADVVIFGLSSTMSVVRKVVDELRAEGKRVGAIRFRVFRPFPADVIRKELSKFHAVGILDRCISFGGEGGPLFTEVRSALYGLSSRPIVHNYIYGLGGRDLPRKLIVKIFDELLSAREEPESPVVKYVGVRE; this comes from the coding sequence ATGGCACTCAATGGTAATGAAGCAGTCGCTTGGGCTGTGAAGCAAAGTAACGTCGATGTAGTCTCAGCTTATCCAATAACCCCGCAGACAATAATAGTTGAGAGGATATCGGAATTCGTCAATAACGGTGAGATGGATGCTGAGTTCATACACGTAGAGAGCGAGCATAGTGCATTAAGTGCTGCGTGGGGAGCGGCTTTAGCTGGTGCTAGAGCATTCACAGCGACTTCAGCGCAAGGCTTAGCACTGATGTGGGAAGTTTTGTATATTACGGCAGCAACTAGAGCTCCTGTCGTGATGGCTGTCGTAAATAGAGCTTTGAGTGCACCAATAAATATACATAATGACCACAGCGATACTATGGGAGCTAGGGACTCCGGTTGGATACAGATATACAGTGAAGATGCTCAAGAAGCATACGATAACACGATAATGGCCTTCAAAATTGCCGAGCAAGCGCTATTCCCTGTGATGGTAACCCTAGATGGATTTACAATCTCTCATACACTCCAGAATGTCATAGTGCTTCCCGATGAAGTTGTTTCGGATTTCGTCGGTGTTAGGAAGATCCCTAGGATAAAGCTACCTAGGATTCATGGCGAGAAGGAGATACCGTTGATGCTCAACCCCAAGTACCCGATAACATTCGGCCCACTCGACCTCTATGACTATTACTTCGAGCACAAGGTCCAGCAGAATGAGGCTATGAAGGAGACTTTCCCGGTAATAGAGAGAGTCCATAAGGAGTATGGGGAGATCAGTGGGAGGTCCTATGAGCCCGTCTTCATGATCCCATATAGGACGGAGGATGCCGATGTAGTGATCTTCGGGCTCTCCTCAACGATGAGCGTAGTGAGGAAAGTGGTGGATGAGCTCAGGGCCGAAGGAAAGAGAGTTGGTGCGATTAGGTTCAGGGTATTCAGGCCATTCCCAGCTGATGTAATCAGGAAAGAGCTCTCGAAGTTCCATGCAGTCGGCATCCTAGATAGGTGTATAAGCTTCGGGGGAGAGGGAGGTCCCCTCTTCACGGAAGTGAGATCCGCTCTATATGGTTTGAGCTCCAGGCCTATAGTACATAATTACATATACGGATTGGGAGGGAGGGATCTCCCGCGCAAGCTCATAGTCAAAATCTTTGATGAACTTCTCTCCGCTAGGGAGGAACCGGAGTCGCCCGTAGTGAAGTATGTGGGGGTGAGGGAGTGA
- a CDS encoding DUF354 domain-containing protein, which yields MRIWFDVITPKQARLMSSIAKRVRGEYVITVKGYKESIEILRGLDVNSVQIGDYSIGGLREKLISYAERVKLLSDFIYDYRPNFLISFSSPEAVRVAYGLSIRSITMNDSPHSYHVGRLTLPLSWRVVYPAAIPEDDMIRLGASKESLVPYKGVDEIAWVKDRLNSLRNLKREFKVFIRPEESGASYMLGREGFTMKLVDAIIEMGADVIIKPRYESQFTMIKEKYGKKVTILSETVDTLDLFGRVALVVTGGGTMAREAALLGTPSLCTFPLKVKLYVNDFLRDMGFPIWRADSLEEAVRIIRMILKDPDSYIVDTSSLVEDLEDPRVVIEEILDIN from the coding sequence ATGAGGATCTGGTTTGATGTAATAACGCCGAAGCAAGCTAGACTCATGTCATCGATCGCTAAGAGAGTGAGAGGGGAGTACGTGATAACAGTGAAGGGATATAAGGAATCTATCGAAATATTGAGGGGACTCGATGTAAATTCCGTTCAGATAGGAGATTATTCTATCGGTGGCTTGAGGGAAAAGCTCATATCTTATGCTGAGAGAGTGAAACTACTCTCAGATTTCATCTACGATTACAGACCCAATTTTCTAATATCTTTCTCCTCTCCTGAAGCCGTAAGAGTAGCTTATGGACTCTCTATCAGATCGATAACGATGAACGATTCTCCTCATTCTTATCATGTCGGGAGACTCACTCTTCCTCTCTCTTGGAGGGTTGTATACCCAGCCGCGATCCCGGAGGATGATATGATAAGGCTAGGAGCTTCTAAGGAATCTCTAGTCCCATATAAGGGAGTTGATGAGATAGCATGGGTTAAAGATCGATTAAATAGTTTAAGAAACTTGAAAAGAGAGTTTAAGGTCTTCATTAGACCTGAGGAGAGTGGGGCATCTTACATGCTCGGGAGGGAGGGGTTCACGATGAAACTCGTGGATGCTATCATAGAGATGGGGGCTGATGTAATCATAAAGCCGAGGTATGAGAGTCAATTCACAATGATTAAGGAGAAATATGGTAAAAAAGTTACTATTTTAAGCGAAACAGTAGATACTCTCGATCTCTTCGGGAGGGTCGCCTTAGTAGTGACCGGGGGCGGTACTATGGCGAGGGAGGCGGCTCTATTGGGGACGCCCTCCCTTTGCACATTCCCTCTGAAAGTAAAGCTGTATGTCAATGACTTCCTCAGGGATATGGGGTTCCCTATATGGAGGGCCGACTCACTAGAGGAAGCTGTCAGGATAATCAGGATGATCCTCAAGGATCCCGATTCCTATATCGTGGATACTAGCTCTCTAGTGGAGGATCTGGAAGACCCTAGAGTGGTGATCGAGGAAATTTTAGATATCAATTAG
- a CDS encoding prohibitin family protein, with amino-acid sequence MPRKDDEIPVYAPELPIRGRLGHKVFIAAFIILIILLLSYLSVYVVDLGYAAVTVDPLTGKISDPVVGPRVAFKMPWQFVKEVYIATDVLHMWTDINATRYGYGSPIGDYPAVETLTKDGLQAWIDITVRWHISPSSLPVLVRNYPAIDYKDKLIVPAIRQVCRDVVSNYEAAEVPLARGKIGVEIFEALQSSLSKDPTTGGGIILDEVYIRNIRLPDEFLKAIQDKLTSQQRMIAAYFERNRTLILANASATAKILEAEGEAKSRLILINATSKIVDILVRKGAKPDEIASLLVYMEGLKDISKSNATIIIAGGGNIPLIYPIRGGG; translated from the coding sequence ATGCCGAGGAAGGATGATGAGATCCCCGTGTACGCTCCTGAGCTGCCCATAAGGGGGAGGCTTGGTCATAAAGTTTTTATAGCTGCCTTCATAATTTTAATAATTTTGCTCTTATCTTACCTCAGCGTATATGTCGTGGATCTAGGCTACGCAGCTGTCACAGTGGATCCACTAACTGGGAAGATCTCGGATCCTGTCGTAGGGCCTAGAGTAGCATTCAAGATGCCCTGGCAATTCGTCAAGGAGGTTTACATAGCCACAGATGTCCTCCATATGTGGACCGATATTAATGCGACGAGATACGGTTACGGTAGCCCCATAGGGGATTATCCGGCTGTAGAAACCCTCACTAAAGATGGCTTACAAGCTTGGATCGATATAACAGTGAGGTGGCATATCTCCCCTAGCTCCTTACCAGTACTCGTGAGGAATTATCCCGCTATAGATTATAAGGACAAGCTCATAGTCCCAGCGATAAGGCAAGTCTGCAGAGATGTCGTATCGAATTATGAGGCAGCAGAGGTCCCTTTGGCTAGAGGGAAGATAGGTGTTGAGATCTTTGAGGCCCTACAGTCCTCTTTGAGCAAGGATCCCACGACCGGAGGAGGCATAATATTGGATGAAGTCTACATCAGGAACATAAGGCTACCTGATGAGTTCCTGAAAGCGATACAGGATAAGTTGACATCTCAGCAGAGGATGATAGCTGCATACTTCGAGAGGAACAGGACGCTCATACTAGCGAACGCTAGCGCTACTGCTAAGATCTTAGAAGCTGAAGGAGAAGCAAAATCTAGGCTCATATTGATAAATGCTACCTCTAAGATCGTCGATATACTCGTTAGGAAGGGAGCTAAGCCGGATGAGATAGCCTCCCTCCTCGTGTATATGGAGGGGTTAAAGGATATCTCCAAATCCAATGCCACTATAATAATCGCGGGTGGGGGCAATATCCCCCTCATATATCCTATAAGAGGAGGTGGTTGA
- a CDS encoding PadR family transcriptional regulator translates to MAQRSTSVKAPAPLQRLEEKLTKENLWLYILSILKERPAYPYEIGKLIEERFGWKPARVTAYMVMRSLRAKGYVRISVRRGEDTGKMRNYYEITESGIKLLEKGLQFLEKTLESLKGEHK, encoded by the coding sequence TTGGCTCAGCGGAGTACGTCGGTTAAGGCACCGGCTCCTTTACAGAGGTTAGAGGAGAAACTTACTAAGGAGAACCTTTGGCTTTACATACTCTCAATACTCAAGGAGAGACCAGCTTACCCTTATGAGATCGGGAAGCTCATAGAGGAGAGGTTCGGTTGGAAGCCAGCTAGAGTGACCGCCTACATGGTCATGAGATCTTTGAGAGCCAAGGGCTACGTGAGGATTTCAGTCAGGAGGGGGGAGGATACCGGTAAGATGAGGAATTACTACGAGATAACAGAATCTGGGATCAAATTACTCGAGAAGGGACTCCAATTCCTAGAGAAGACATTAGAATCCCTGAAGGGAGAGCATAAATGA
- a CDS encoding DNA-binding protein yields MRSFGLKRVHLLRVDQGKEVLREISRVCEENDIKAAIILGLGLLSRSKIAFFDIKTQSYRYMNLEEPMELASLVGNVSLKEGKPFAHIHVVLGDERRALAGHLVEGYVGGTVEIAIFELEGELVRDIVSGGLVLLNV; encoded by the coding sequence TTGAGATCCTTCGGACTCAAGAGAGTTCACTTGCTCAGAGTGGATCAGGGGAAGGAAGTCTTGAGGGAGATTTCGAGGGTATGCGAGGAGAATGATATTAAAGCAGCAATTATACTTGGATTAGGACTCCTCTCGAGAAGTAAGATAGCTTTCTTCGATATAAAAACTCAGAGCTATAGGTACATGAATTTAGAGGAACCTATGGAACTGGCCTCATTAGTAGGAAACGTGAGCTTGAAGGAAGGTAAGCCGTTCGCTCATATACACGTAGTATTGGGGGATGAGAGGAGGGCTTTAGCGGGCCACTTGGTCGAGGGTTATGTGGGCGGGACTGTTGAAATCGCTATCTTCGAGCTCGAGGGGGAGCTCGTGAGGGATATCGTGAGCGGAGGGCTCGTCCTCCTCAACGTTTAA
- a CDS encoding thioredoxin family protein: MPSRGGKIIDEQTAAQLRARFESEMVRPIEIFLLKGLGNEEYSEWTESLLLELEDLSEMIDVRVIDVKVDPEALEEFNVTRTPTILLDPRRGYKIRYMGAPLGYEAWAFVETIILLSRDESGLSERTKEILSSVHQFTNLNDIDIHILTFVTPTCPYCPYQVLLANKFAIELKGIIEADCIEAYENPDLADSYQVSAVPHNVILLREDNNEVILDTSVGSQPEEKYAMDLLRSLRSKYGE; encoded by the coding sequence ATGCCATCGAGAGGAGGGAAGATAATAGATGAACAAACGGCAGCTCAACTAAGGGCTAGGTTTGAATCTGAGATGGTCAGACCAATCGAAATTTTCCTATTAAAGGGACTCGGGAATGAAGAGTACTCAGAGTGGACGGAGAGTTTGCTCTTAGAACTGGAGGACCTTTCGGAGATGATAGACGTAAGGGTAATAGATGTCAAGGTAGATCCGGAAGCTCTAGAAGAATTCAACGTCACTAGGACTCCGACGATACTACTAGATCCGAGGAGGGGTTACAAGATAAGGTATATGGGCGCCCCACTGGGATATGAGGCTTGGGCTTTCGTTGAAACGATAATCTTACTTAGTAGGGATGAGAGCGGATTGAGCGAGAGGACAAAGGAAATTCTGAGCTCCGTTCATCAGTTTACTAATCTGAACGATATAGATATACATATATTGACATTCGTCACACCGACGTGCCCATACTGCCCCTATCAGGTCCTCTTAGCGAATAAATTCGCTATAGAATTGAAGGGGATTATAGAGGCTGATTGCATAGAGGCTTACGAGAATCCCGATCTAGCTGATAGTTACCAAGTCTCAGCAGTCCCTCATAACGTCATACTACTGAGGGAAGATAATAATGAGGTGATCCTAGACACCTCAGTGGGCTCCCAACCCGAGGAGAAATATGCGATGGATCTGCTCAGGTCACTGAGGTCGAAATATGGAGAGTGA
- a CDS encoding PAC2 family protein, with protein MGYIELIKLKDVRPRNPVLVQGVPGLGLVGKIAANYLIETLESEKIAVIYSDYLPLPDGSSGVRIEEEDILPPSYDLYLARGDSLDLIVLTSEVQPTIFGQYEIGDLVLDYAIQLGVKIVITMGGYVPGSPEVKGVFACTNDEEFMKKLIEVGVKPLTGGYVTGAAGLLVGLADLKGLTSACLLGTTNGAFPDPRASKMVLEALSKLFKFKIDLEKLEREAEIAAEVMKEEVKLPESEVYKEEEKGLPYHG; from the coding sequence TTGGGGTACATTGAGTTGATTAAGTTGAAGGATGTGAGACCTAGGAATCCCGTTCTGGTGCAGGGGGTTCCTGGACTCGGCCTAGTCGGTAAAATAGCAGCTAATTATCTGATAGAGACCTTAGAGTCTGAGAAAATAGCTGTCATATATAGCGATTACTTACCCCTGCCTGATGGGTCCTCAGGCGTTAGGATAGAGGAGGAAGACATCCTACCCCCGAGTTACGATCTCTATTTAGCTAGAGGAGATAGTTTGGATCTCATAGTCCTAACTTCGGAAGTTCAACCAACTATATTCGGGCAGTACGAGATAGGAGATCTCGTCTTGGATTACGCAATCCAATTAGGCGTTAAAATAGTTATAACGATGGGGGGCTACGTCCCCGGCTCCCCCGAGGTTAAAGGCGTATTCGCTTGCACGAACGATGAGGAGTTCATGAAGAAGCTCATCGAAGTCGGTGTCAAGCCGCTGACTGGAGGATATGTGACCGGCGCTGCCGGTCTTTTAGTGGGATTAGCGGACCTCAAGGGTTTAACGAGCGCTTGCCTCCTGGGGACGACAAATGGGGCGTTCCCAGACCCGAGGGCATCTAAGATGGTATTAGAAGCCCTTTCAAAACTTTTCAAATTCAAGATAGACTTAGAAAAGCTGGAGAGAGAGGCTGAAATAGCTGCTGAAGTGATGAAAGAGGAAGTGAAGCTCCCAGAGAGCGAGGTTTATAAGGAGGAAGAGAAAGGGCTCCCATATCACGGCTGA
- the surE gene encoding 5'/3'-nucleotidase SurE, producing MESEILLTNDDGVHSAPFRALWIALLEAKIGRVTVVVPEHEMSAAGKGITLHKPLRIRKLPVKVGGFGYREAFTVSGTPGDAVTVALKFIMNSMPDIVVSGINIGDNITLDNLFTSGTIAAALQASIMGIKSSAFSVEIPGGQLSRPVDRFLTHARIAVRITEWILRRGMPEGVDLLNVNFPYRISQDTPIRITRLARAKYENYVLERIDTRGNPYYWLGGNPVPVSEKDRGTDLYALTVERAISITPITLEMDLELLDCDEVNRKRKRALEELESLVEYLKESLSGT from the coding sequence ATGGAGAGTGAGATACTCTTAACGAACGATGACGGAGTCCATTCAGCACCATTCAGAGCCCTTTGGATCGCTTTATTAGAGGCGAAAATAGGGAGAGTAACTGTAGTCGTCCCCGAGCATGAGATGAGTGCAGCTGGCAAGGGGATAACGCTCCATAAACCCTTGAGGATAAGGAAACTGCCCGTTAAGGTCGGAGGATTCGGTTATAGAGAGGCCTTCACAGTCAGCGGGACTCCTGGAGACGCTGTGACAGTCGCTCTAAAGTTCATAATGAATTCAATGCCCGATATAGTAGTATCGGGGATAAATATAGGGGATAACATAACATTAGATAATTTATTCACGAGTGGTACGATAGCTGCAGCTCTGCAGGCTTCCATAATGGGCATAAAGTCCTCAGCATTCAGCGTCGAGATCCCGGGAGGACAGCTCAGTAGGCCTGTGGATAGGTTCCTCACGCATGCTAGGATAGCAGTGAGGATAACTGAATGGATCCTCAGGAGAGGGATGCCAGAGGGAGTGGACCTTCTTAACGTCAATTTCCCCTATAGGATCTCTCAGGATACTCCTATAAGGATAACGAGATTAGCTAGGGCGAAGTACGAGAACTATGTGCTTGAGAGGATAGACACGAGGGGGAACCCTTATTATTGGCTCGGTGGAAACCCTGTCCCAGTGAGTGAGAAAGACAGAGGGACAGACCTTTACGCTCTGACAGTAGAGAGAGCTATTTCAATAACACCTATAACGTTAGAGATGGATTTGGAACTTTTAGATTGTGATGAAGTCAACAGAAAGAGGAAGAGGGCACTCGAGGAACTCGAGTCACTCGTTGAGTACTTGAAGGAGTCCTTGAGTGGGACTTAA
- the apgM gene encoding 2,3-bisphosphoglycerate-independent phosphoglycerate mutase, translated as MRRVILLIIDGLGDRPSQSLKWLTPLQAAEIPNMDLMAAKGILGMQYPIAPGVPPGSDSGHLSIFGYDLDKEYPGRGVFEALSEGVISDGVIFRANFSTVREENGKLLVLDRRAGRIEGEDASLLSSELKELYLLNGEVKAKFIHTLEHRGFLILEGEGLSSSVTDVDPHEEGYYVLEPEPIEDKAVRTAEAIREFLLLSYRILRDHEVNRRRIAEGKLPANFILLRGASSPPKLEPFSSRWGFKPAAVAAGPMYKGIARALGFEVFHPPGATGLPDSDFSSKIRKALDLLDEFDFIYVHMKGTDVASHNKDPEQKVRVLERIDLALEPLTDPPEDLLVVITGDHATPCSLGKHSGDPVPVLFYGKGLPKDDSSNLHELEAQVGGLGWFTGSDMMRLILNYSDRALEYGLRPLPKPRYYIPKVEMLNPLKL; from the coding sequence ATGAGGAGGGTTATCCTGCTCATAATAGACGGCTTGGGTGATAGACCATCGCAGTCCCTGAAGTGGCTGACCCCTCTTCAAGCGGCTGAGATACCCAATATGGATCTGATGGCAGCGAAGGGGATCTTAGGCATGCAATATCCGATAGCTCCCGGGGTCCCCCCGGGCAGTGACTCCGGTCACCTCTCCATATTCGGGTACGACTTAGATAAGGAGTACCCAGGTAGGGGAGTGTTCGAAGCTTTGAGCGAGGGGGTAATCAGCGATGGTGTGATATTTAGGGCTAATTTCTCTACAGTGAGGGAGGAGAACGGGAAGCTCTTAGTCTTAGATAGGAGAGCTGGGAGGATCGAGGGGGAAGATGCTTCGTTATTATCATCTGAGTTAAAGGAACTCTATTTACTGAATGGTGAAGTTAAGGCCAAATTTATACATACATTAGAGCATAGAGGGTTCTTAATTTTAGAGGGAGAGGGGTTGTCGAGTTCTGTCACTGACGTAGATCCCCATGAAGAGGGTTACTACGTCTTAGAGCCCGAGCCTATCGAAGACAAAGCAGTTAGGACTGCTGAAGCAATCAGGGAATTTCTCCTCCTCTCTTATAGGATACTGAGGGATCATGAAGTGAATAGGAGGAGGATAGCTGAAGGTAAGCTACCAGCCAATTTCATACTCTTGAGAGGAGCTTCCTCCCCTCCGAAACTTGAGCCCTTCTCCTCGAGGTGGGGATTCAAGCCAGCAGCTGTAGCAGCGGGGCCCATGTACAAGGGGATCGCTAGAGCCCTGGGGTTCGAGGTATTCCACCCGCCCGGTGCGACGGGCCTCCCGGATTCTGATTTCTCCTCTAAAATAAGGAAAGCTCTAGATCTTTTGGACGAATTTGATTTCATTTACGTCCATATGAAGGGGACTGATGTCGCTTCACACAATAAGGATCCTGAGCAGAAGGTCAGAGTCTTGGAGAGGATAGACCTAGCTCTAGAGCCCCTAACAGACCCACCCGAGGATCTGCTAGTCGTCATAACGGGGGATCATGCAACTCCATGCTCCCTCGGTAAGCACTCTGGAGATCCCGTCCCAGTTCTCTTCTACGGAAAGGGGCTCCCTAAAGATGACTCATCGAACCTCCACGAATTGGAAGCTCAAGTAGGTGGCTTGGGATGGTTCACTGGGTCTGATATGATGAGGTTGATATTGAATTACTCCGACAGGGCCCTCGAGTACGGATTGAGGCCCCTCCCCAAGCCCAGGTATTACATACCTAAGGTCGAAATGCTGAATCCCTTAAAGCTTTAA
- a CDS encoding FAD-dependent oxidoreductase — MEYVVIGHGTAGQTAAAVLKKVDPESNVTVIEKGIHVAIHPCSLPMVLSGKLSLQDIEERVPRGKVNLLLRSEAKRIDRERRYVYFIRDGTQESIYYDKLILATGLSPIIPKVEGMGLEGVGTVWDLETVSELLKHLGNKVVVVGGSATGIEVASELASTGRDVTLIEAMEQLMPGKVDPPISSMVMKSLNDLGVRVMLKAPMERLEGSGGKLTHVVTPKGRIEADTAIIVIGARPNVEVALSSGLVIGETGGVKVDEYMFTSDPNILAAGDVAEVKDFVSGKPTLTGLASTALVQGRIAAENAAGGRIRYLGALSPFIVSVGEYFFGGVGLSATRADSLKMEYRAFRFSGPDLPKYMPGRDDTVIWLVTDRDGRILGGQVFGRRGVRERILFLTAAIYARFKVEDIRIMEFAYQPEVCDVLEPIATAAEGMFRKYLLRSEG; from the coding sequence ATGGAGTACGTAGTCATAGGCCATGGTACTGCGGGCCAGACTGCAGCAGCAGTTTTGAAGAAAGTAGATCCAGAATCGAATGTCACGGTGATTGAGAAGGGGATTCATGTAGCGATACATCCTTGCTCACTCCCCATGGTGCTCAGTGGGAAGCTCTCACTTCAGGATATCGAGGAGAGGGTCCCCAGAGGTAAGGTGAACTTATTGCTGAGAAGTGAGGCTAAAAGGATAGATAGAGAGAGGAGATATGTATATTTCATCAGGGATGGAACGCAGGAATCTATCTACTATGATAAACTCATCTTAGCGACTGGCCTGAGCCCGATAATACCTAAGGTCGAGGGTATGGGCTTAGAGGGAGTGGGCACTGTCTGGGATCTGGAGACTGTGAGCGAATTGCTCAAGCATCTAGGGAACAAAGTAGTAGTGGTAGGAGGGAGTGCTACAGGCATAGAAGTGGCTTCTGAGCTAGCTAGCACTGGAAGGGATGTCACGCTGATAGAGGCCATGGAACAGCTAATGCCGGGGAAGGTGGATCCCCCTATATCGTCTATGGTGATGAAATCTCTGAATGATCTAGGTGTCAGGGTGATGCTTAAGGCACCGATGGAGAGATTAGAGGGATCTGGAGGAAAATTAACGCATGTAGTGACACCTAAGGGCAGGATAGAAGCTGATACAGCGATAATCGTGATAGGAGCTAGACCTAACGTGGAGGTAGCTCTGAGCTCTGGGTTGGTGATAGGGGAGACTGGAGGAGTGAAAGTAGATGAATACATGTTCACATCGGATCCTAATATTCTAGCAGCAGGAGATGTCGCCGAGGTTAAGGATTTCGTCTCAGGCAAGCCCACGTTAACCGGCTTGGCTTCAACAGCATTAGTTCAGGGCAGGATCGCAGCTGAGAATGCTGCGGGTGGGAGAATTAGATACTTAGGGGCCCTATCTCCATTCATAGTATCAGTAGGAGAATATTTCTTCGGGGGCGTCGGTTTATCAGCGACGAGAGCTGATTCTCTCAAGATGGAGTACAGAGCATTCAGGTTCTCTGGTCCCGACTTACCGAAGTACATGCCCGGGAGGGACGATACCGTAATTTGGCTGGTCACGGATAGAGATGGTAGGATCCTAGGAGGCCAAGTTTTCGGGAGGAGGGGGGTCAGAGAGAGGATACTCTTCTTAACCGCAGCCATATACGCTAGATTTAAAGTGGAAGATATCAGGATAATGGAATTCGCATATCAACCGGAGGTCTGCGATGTCCTAGAACCTATCGCTACAGCTGCTGAAGGTATGTTCAGGAAATATCTTCTCAGATCCGAAGGCTAA